The region CCCATGACATTGAAGAAACTGAAAGGCGCGGCGTTGTCGCCGCCCTTTTCCGACCAGGTACTCACGAGCGCGATAGGGCGCGGCACGATGGTGGATGAGAGCAGCTTGTACTGGTCCGCAGGGGGAAGGGCGTTGATGTCGATTTTCATGGAGCGCTTTTCGGAGCACGTATGCGGAAAACGGTTCAAGGATTCAGTGGAAGTAGCTGCTGTGGCTTGCCAGCCACCCGGCGTAATCGGCCAACGCTGGGGCAGCCGTGAACTGCGGCGAAAAATGCAGATCGCCGCGAAGGCGGTCCGTGCTCAGCGTGGTGCGAGGGCGGTTGTCCGGAAAATGGATCGTAGGGATATCGGCTTCGGACCGGTAGCGCCATGAGAAGCCTGGCATGCGTCCCTGGAGCATGTCGCACCACTGCGGCAGCACGCCACTCCAATCCGCATTGACCGACAGGTTGTAAACCTTGTGGGCGGGGCGTTGGGCGGACAGCAGCAGCATCAAGGCGTCGGCGAGGTCGCGGCTGTAGATCATCTCGCGCGGTGCATACACCTCGGGCAGGACGGCTGGCTTGCCTCGCGCCGCAGCCGCGGCGACCTGGCAGAAGGGGCTGAGCAGGTCGCGCACCTGGGTGTTGCCTTCCCACGGACCGAAGACCGCACCGATGCGACCCGCGATGACGTCCAGGCCCCAGGCCTTTCCCAACTTCAAGGCCGCCCGTTCGGCGGCGTACTTCGTGATGGCGTAGAGACTGTCGGGGACCGGTGGAGTCGTCTCTTCATCGAGTGGCGCGGTTCCATACAGATGCTCGCCGTAGACCGTCAGCGAGCTCGGAAACAGCAGCCTCTGCACACCCGCCTGCGCCGCCGCTCGCACGATGGCAAGGGTTGCCGACAAGTTGACGTCGATGATCTGCTGGGGCGCAAGCGATTCCCGGGCGGGGCCGGGTGTGATCGCCGCGCCATGGAAGACGTGCGTGATGCCTCCCGCACCGAAGACCCGCTCGATGTGGCTGGCATTGCAGACATCCCCAGTTTCAACGCGCACGCGTGCCCGCGCGTCGCCGATGGCCTGCATGAAGGGCGCAGGCGGCTCGCGCAAGTCGAAGAAGTCAACCTGGTGACCGTGCCCGAGCAGGGCTTGCGCCAGGTTGAGGCCGACGAACCCCGTCCCGCCAGTGATCAGGACGCGCATCTCAGCCCGACACCAGGGTGTCCGGTGGCATCGAGTAGCAATAGTCCGCGATCTCGCCGGGGCGCGTGAACCAGACACGGTCGGCCTGCGGGTGGGTCTTGCAGTGCTTGAGCGCCTGGCGCAGCGGCCCCAGGCGAAATGGCTGGCCGACGACGAACGTATGCAGTGCGATGGGGCAGACCAAGGGCTGGCGCTCCGACTGCCTGAGCATCTCGTCGAACTGGTCGACGATCATGTCGGCGAACTCGCGTGCCGAATGATGGCGAAATACGATCGCCGGGGAATCGTTGACTTCGATGGGATAAGGCACCGACAGGATCTTTCCTGCGCGCGTGTTCATCCAGATCGGTTGGTCATCGCAGGCCCAGTCGAGCAGATAGGTGTAGCCCGCCTCCTTGAGCAAGTCGGGCGTCACCCAGGTCTCGGCCAGCCAGGGGCCCAGCCAGCCTTTGGGTGGCTTGCCTTCGTTGCGGTTGAGGGCCGCGGTGGCCTCGGCGATCAGGCGCCGCTCGTCCTCTTCCCACGCGGGAAGAATGCGCTCGGCGTTGGTGCGGCCGTGGCCGATGACTTCATCCCCCCGCGCGCGGATGCGCTTGAAGATTTCGGGATGGGCGTCGTAGAGGAACGAGTTCACGTTGTGGCACGCCGGCAGGTCGAGTTCGTCCACCAGGTCCAGCATCCGGGACAGGCCCACACGGTTGCCGTAGTCGCGCCACGCGTAACTGCGATGGTTGGGCGCCGGGTTCGCCAGCCCGACGTCCGAGCCCATGCCCGCGCCGAAGGCAAAGTACTCGATGTTGAAACACAGGTAGAAAGCCAGCCGCTTGCCACCGGGCCAGCTGAAATCCTTGCGCTGGTCGATGACGGAAAACGGATAGCGATCGTGCGTCGGCAGCGGCATGCGTGTCGGCGGCGTGGTGGGGGCTTTGCCAGTTGTCATGTGAGGTACCGTGCGTCAGACCATGATGCCCGGCGGCAGCGCGGCGCAGTGGTCGTAGATTTCCCCGGGGCGCGTGATCCAGACCTTGTCGCGCTGCGGATGGTTGACGATGTGCTCGATCGCCTTGCGCAGCGAATGGAGGCGATGAGGCTGGCCGACGATCATGGTGTGCAGCGCAATGCCGAGCACCAGGGGTTGCCGTTCGGACTGGCGCAGCATTTCCTCGAACTGGTAGACGATCATGTTGGCGAACTCTTCGCCGGAGTGGTGGCGCACCAGTACCTGTGGGGAGTCGTTGATCTCCAGCGAATAGGGCATGGACATCAGCTTGCCGCCGTCGCGCGTCCGCAGCCAGATCGGCTGGTCGTCGCAAGGCCAGTCCATCTCGAACAGGTAGCCGGCCTCCTTGAGGAGGTCAGGGGTGACACGGCTCTGCGACATCCAGGGACCCATCCAGCCACGTGGCGCGCGACCGGTTCTCTCGAGGATGGTGTCCCGGACCGCGGCGATCATGTGCGCTTCGTCAGCTTCCCACCACTGGCCCTGCCGCTCCGCATTGGTGCGGCCGTGGCCGATGATTTCATCGCCCCGCGCGATGATCGGCTCGATCACTTCGGGGCAATAGTCGAATACGGCGGTGTTGACCAGATGGCAGGCCGGCAGGCCGAATTCTTCGAGCAGGTCGAACAGCCGCCAGACGCCGACCCGGTTGCCATAGTCGCGCCACGCAAAGGTGCGCGCATCGGGCGGGGGGAGTTCGTTGGAGACGGCATGGCCCAGGCCCGCACCGAATGCAAAGTGCTCGATGTTCAGCGCGAAGTAGATTCCAAGACGCTTGCCATCCGGAAACGAATAGTCCGGACGGCGGGGAATGGCCGAATAGTCGTAGCGGCCGTGGTGGGGAAGATGCATGTCGAACTCGTTGGATCAGTACTTGGCAGCCTGTTCGTCGTTCGAGGCGCGAAACCGGGCGACTGCGTCCGCGTGGAATTTCCGCTCGGCGGTCCCGTAGTCGGTTTGCGGACGCGGCTCGTCGTCGTAGTACCCATATTCGTCGACGCCGCGCACCAGGGCTGAGGTCAGGCGTGTCTTGCTGGTGCTGCGGGCGTTCGTCGGGATGTAGCTGAAACCCAGCCCGACGCGGCGGAAATTGGTTTCGTTGGGGCCCGAGCAGTGCACCAGGTAGGTGTCGTGCAATGACATCTGCCCCGCCGCCACTGGCATGAATTCGGTGTGCGATTTGTCGAAGGGCACGTCAACGGTCTGCCCCTTCGAAAGCAGAATGTTGTTGGTGTGATTTTCCGCGTGATGAAGTTGCCCCAATCTTTGAGAGCCTGGAACGACTTCCATGCAGCCAGCCGCGACCGGCGCATCGGAAAGCGCGACCCACGCGGTGATCTGGGTGCTGGGGTCGAGGCCGAAATAGGTCGCGTCCTGGTGCCAGCCGATGTAGGCCGGGTCATTGGCCTTCTTCGGCCACACCGACAGGTGAAAGAGGCGGATGTTCGGGCCGATCAGGTCTTCGACCGCGTCGAGCACGGCAGGGTGCCGGGCGATCTCGTCCACCCACTTGAAAAGCAGGTGCGGTTTGAAGTTGAAGCCCTTGCCCAGCTCCAGGTTCTGCGATTGCTCGAAGGACTCGAGCATGTCGAGGTATGCCTTGGCCTGCTCACGGCTGAACACGTCAATGGGCGCGACAAATCCCTTGTGGTTGAAGTGATCGATCTGGTCTTGGCTGAGTTTTTTACCCATGGTGATCTCCTTTGATGAACCTTGGAAGGTGGACGAATGGAAAGAGTTGAATCGGTGGAAGTTCGCTCGGCGGGCGGCGCACGACCTACATCGCGGACCACCCGCCATCGACGAACAGCTGGCTGCCGGTGGTAAAGGACGAGTCATCCGACGCAAGGAAAAGTGCCGCACGCGCGACCTCTTCCGGTTGTCCGAACCGCTGCATCGCGTGGCGATTTGCCCAGCGCTCGCGCGTCGCGGCCGGATCCGGATATCGGGTGAGCGATTTGCGCGACATCGCGGTGTCGATCACACCCGGCATCAGCACGTTGACGCGGATGCCGTCGCGCGCATGGTCGACGGCCATGGTCTTCGCAAGGGTGGCGAGCGCGCCTTTGGAGGCAATGTAGGCGGCATTGTTCCCGGCGCTGGACGCGACAAGCTGCGAGCCCAGGAGAATGACCGAGCCGCTGCAACGCTCGATCATGTGGGGCAGCGCCTCATGCATCCAGAGGTAGCTGCCCTTGACGTTCACTGCGAAGACCTTGTCCCACATGGCTTCGTCGATCGTGGCGACGGTGCCGCCGACGGAGATGCCGGAGCACGGCATGACCACGTCGATGCGACCCCAACGCGCGACGATCGCCGCGACCGTCTCGCGAGCGGCGATGCCGGCGGTGACGTCCGCGACGCCGGTGAATACTTCCGCGCCCTGGAGGCGCAATTTCCCCGCCACCTGCTCGAGGCCGGTGCCATCGATGTCGATAAGGGCGACTTTCGAGCCGTGCGACGCAAAGAGCTCGGCCGTCGCGGCGCCTATGCCCGAGGCCGCCCCCGTGATGATGCTGACGCGGCCCGCGAGTTTTTGAGACGACGCCGGCATGCTGCCTGCAGGATGGGTCATGTCATTCAATCCCGAGATAGGCGCTGCGGATTTTCGGGCTCTGGATCAGCTCTTGCGACGTGCCTTCGGCGACATTCTTTCCAAGCTCCAGGATCACCGCGCGCGAAGCGATGCCGAGCGCCCAGGTCGCGTTCTGCTCGGCCAGGATCACGGCGATCTTTTCGGTCGCCTGAATCTCCAGCAGGATTTCGCCGATCCGCTCGACGATGATGGGTGCCAGGCCTAGCGAAGGCTCATCCAGGAGAAAGAGGCGCGGGTACGACATCAGTGCGCGGCCGATCGCGAGCATCTGCTGCTCGCCGCCGCTCAGGCTGCCCGCGTCCTGCTTGTGCCGCTCCCGCAGGCGGGGAAAGTAATTGAACATCTGCTCCATGCGCGCCTGGATTTCCGCGGTGCTGCGCGTGTAGCCGCCGATCTTCAAGTTTTCGCCCACCGTCAGCCCCGGAAAAACGCGGCGGCCTTCAGGTGAAAAGCCGATGCCCAGGCGCAGGATGTTGTAGGGCTTGACGTCGTTGATCTTCCCGCCTTCCCACTCCATCAGGCCACCGGCGATCGGCACCATGCCGAGGATGGCCTTGAGCGTGCTGCTCTTGCCCGCCCCGTTCGAGCCGATCAGCGCCATCGTCTCGCCGGCCTCGACCTCGAACGACACGCCATTGGTTCCCTGGATGTGGCCGTAGCGAACGTGGAGGTCAGTGACTTTTAGCAGCGGCATATGCTTTTCCCAGATAGGCTTCGATCACCAATGGATTGCCCAGCACCTCTTGCGGTGTGCCCTGCGCGATTTTTTCCCCCTGCGACGCGACGACCAGCCGGTCGCACAGGCCGGAGATGAAGCGCATGTTGTGGTCGATGACGACGACCGTGATGCCGCGGTCGCGTACCCGCTTAATCGTGTCGCGCACCTGGTCGGTCTCCTCGGCGCTGAGCCCGGCGACCGGTTCGTCGAGCAGGATCATTCGCGGCTCGGCCGCGAGCGCAATGACGATGCCGAGGGTCTTCTGGTAACCATAGGGCAGCGCATCGGCTTGCGCGGATGCGACGCTTTCAAGGCCCAGCCAGTTCATGAGGCCCTCCACGCGCTCGATGGTCTTGCGTTGCAATTCGCGTGCGCGGGCCGTTCCAAAGAAGGCTGCGAAATGGCCCGGGTAGCAATGCAGGAAGGCGCCGCGAATGGCGTTTTCGCGAACCGTGCGGCTGCCATAAACCGCCGTGGACTGGAAGGTGCGCACCAGGCCGCGGCGCGCCCGCTTGTGTGGCGCGAGCCGGGTGACGTCTTCGCTGTCGAAGGTGACGGTGCCGCTGTCCGGCAGGATCATGCCGCTCACGAGGTTCACGACAGTGGTCTTTCCGGCGCCGTTCGGCCCGATCAGTCCGAGAATTTCGCCCTGCGCCACGGAAAAGTCGAGGTCGCGCACGGCGTGGAGGCCGCCAAACCTGCGCGACAGTCCTTTGACTTCAAGGAGGTTGCTCATGCTTTTTCCCTATGCAGGAATCTTCGCAGCAGCGCGCGGCCCAGTGCGAAAGCGCCGATCATGCCGCCAGGCAGAACGGCCATCACGATGATCAGGATGATGCCGAAGATGACTTGCTGCAGTTCGACGTAACCGCGCAGCATCTCGGGCAGCGCAACCATGAATCCAGTGCCGACCAGCGGGCCCGCCAGGTAGTACATGCCTCCAAGCACGTTCATCACCACCATGTTGAGCGAGGCGTCCATGTTGTAGGCGCTTGGGTCGATGGCGCGCACCAGGTGCGCCTGCAGCCCGCCCTGGATGCCGACCAGCATGCACGCGATGACGAACACCATGACCTTGATGCGAATCACCGGCACTCCCGAGCACTCGGCAACCCGGTCGGCTTCGCGCACCGAATCGATGACGCGCCCGAGGTCGGAAGTGAGGATGCGCCAGACGATGCCCACGCAGATCGCCGAAACCAGCAGCGCGAAGTAATAAAACTGGAGCGAAGAGCCGAACAAGTCCAGGCTCAAAGGGATTTGCTGGATTCCGTTGGCGCCGCCTGTGATGCCTTGCCATTCGACGAACACCATCCGGATGATTTCGCCGACGAGGAAAGTGACCAGCACGAAGTACTTGCCGGTCAGGCGCAGCACCACGGGGCCCAGCATCAGCGCGAGCAGCCCCGAGGCACAGCAGCCGGCGGTGATCGCAAACCAGAACGGCCAGCCCATTCGCATCTCGAGCACCACGCAGGTGTAGGCGGCGACGCCCATGAACGCAGCGTGTGCCAGCGAGATGTGTCCGGTGCGGATGATCAGGTTCAGGCTGGTCGCACCTATGGTCGCCAGGACCAGCATGGTACCCAGTGTCACGTAAAACGGATTGCTGAAGACCAGCGGCCAGGTCAGCAACACGACCAGCAGGATGCCCAGGCCGGTACAGGACCAGACCCGGCTTCGGGCGTTATTCGGGTTTTCCAAGAAGCCCCCACGGTCTGAAGATGAGCAAGGCGATCACCACGCCGAATGACAGGAAAGCAGAGACGGACGCTCCATAGAACGTAGACAGGAAACTCTCGGCGAAGCCGAGCAGCACACCGCCCAACGCGGCCCCCGGGATGCTCCCCATGCCGCCCAGGATGACGACGATGAACGCCACCATCAGCGGCCTTTCGCCCATGAACGGCGAGAGCGCATACGTCTGCGCGTAGAGACCGCCGGCCAGCGCCGTCATGAACACGGCAATGAAGAAGGCCAGCTTGTAGATGAAAACCGTGTTCACGCCCTGCGACGCCGCGATCTCGACATCCTGCGACGCTGCCCGCATCGCCAGGCCGTGCCGTGTGTGGGTCACGAAGAACCAGAACGCAGCAAGCACGACGAGCGCAACGCCCATGATCACGAGGCGGTCGTACGGCACGACCATGCCAGCCACTTGCAGGATGCCGCGCGCCGCTGTCGGGATGGATTTTTCATTCACCTCGAAGAGCATCACCGCGCCATAGACGATAGCCATGTTCAGCCCGAGCAGGGCGATCATGCTCTGGAACATCTTGTGATAGAACCAGCGGAAGACGAGGCGCTCGAGAATCATCGCACCCAGCGCCACCAGCAGCGCACCACCCAGGATCGCGACCGGGTACGGCAGGTCGTAGACGCCGTACAGGTAATACAGTGCATACCCGCCCAGCATCGCAAAGCCGCCGTGCGCGAAGTTGACGACTTTCATAATGCCGAACAGCAGTGTGAAACCCAGGGCCACCAGCACATAGATCGCGCTCAGGCTCAGGCCATTGATCAGCACCTGAATCAGGATCGGCAAGGTAAACATAGGGTACTCCGGGAGCGATGTTTGGCGGACCCGCGGGCGAATCGCCCGGACGGGTCGGCGACAGTGCGTTATTGGGTTTCGCTACTCAACGCTGCTCGGGGAGCACAACGGCGCGCGTGACCTGCTTGCCGTTCTTGACTTCGACGATCCAGAACTTGAGCAGCAACTGGTGGCGCACGCCATAGTCGCCCATGCCGCCCCACTTCACCGGGCCAAACAGGCCTGCATCGTACCCGTCCATTTTCTCCAGCGTGTCGCGCACCTTGGTCACATCGGTGGTGCCGGCGCGGCGCATTGCTTCGAACATGATGCGAGTGGCGTTGTACCAGACAGGTGTCTGTGCGTTCAGCACGCTATTGCCGTACTTATCCTTGTAGGTTTTGAGAAATTTCTGAGCCTCGGGCTGCGAAAAATCGAACACGTTGAGCGATGTGAAGCCTTCCGCCAGCGGGCCGGCAATGTCGATCACTTCGTCGACCGACGGGCCACCCACCTGCCAGATCGGCGGCTTGAATCCCGCCTGGCGCGCCTGCTTGACCAGCAGCGCGGATTCACCGGGGGCATTGCTGTTGAGGTCCAGCAGGTCCACGTTTTGCGCCATCATGCGTGTCAACAGCGGCGTGAACTCCTTGGTGCCGCGATCGTAGAGTTCTTTCCAGACCGTGAAGCCGTTTTCCTTGTAATAGGCCTCCAGCATCGGAACGACGGATTGACCGACCGCGTCGTTCGGGGCGATCAATGCGACCTTCTTGGTCTCGGGATGGGCGGCGCGATACCACTTGATCATGGCCGGCGCGAACTCCGTCGTGCTGTCCATCACGCGAAAGTTGTAGGGCGATCCGGCGTCGTTCTTCAGGATGGCGCTGGAAAAGCCGTTCGACAGGAGCAGGACATTGGCCGGGCTGGTCACCGCGACCGCGCTCAGGACAGACGGCGAACCGATGGGGCCGATGATGAACTTGGCCTTCTCGACGTTGACGAGGCGCTCGGCCGCGAGACGGCCACCGGCTGAGGTGTACTGATCGTCGAACATCACCAGCTTGGGCGCGTACGTCTTGCCACCGATCTTCAGCCCGCCGGCAGCCTGTACTTCGTCGATCGCCATCTGCATGCCTCGCTGCAGTGCGATGCCCCACGCGGTGCCGCCGCCGGACAGCGGGCCAATGCCGCCTATCTTCAGTTCCTCCTGCGCACCAGCGCTCCCCGCGAGAAGGCAAGCCGCGACAAAAGCAATCGCTTTCAATTTCTTAAACATGTCGTACTCCAGTAAAAATTAAATGCACAACCAGTGCCTGCGTCAAAGATTCAGCTTCGTTGCATCCAGTGCCCTTTCGACGAGCGCCCCGCTGTCCAGCAGGGCCTGATCGGCGCCGCAAGCACCGATGAGCTGCACGCCCAGTGGCAAGACCCCGGATTTGCCGTGACCGAACGGCAAGGTCAGGCAGGGCGCTCCCAAGGTGGTCCACGCACGATTGAAGGTGGAACTGCCGGTTCCCTCGCTCTTGACCGGCGCTTCGCCTGGCGCGCTGAAGCTGAGCAGCAGGTCGAAGTGAAGCATCGTCGCCGCGAATATCCGGCGGCAGTTCTGCGCGAGTTTGCGCGCGTTGTCGTAGTCTGTGTCGGTAATCGACCGGCCGGTTTCTATCAATGCGAGCGTAGGGGGTCCCAGGAGCTCGCGCCCGCGCCGGTAGTCGTCGTCGGCGATGCGCGCACCCTCATAGGCCATGATGGTGCGGTTCGCTGTACTCAATCCGGCAAAGAGGGACAAGGGCAGATCGGCGGGGCTGACGGTCATCCCGTGCAGCCGCATCCGTCGCGCAGCCAGCTCGAGCGCCTCGCGCGAGGCCGCATCTGCTTCGTCAACGTGCGGGCCCGGATACACACCAACGCGCAGGGGCTCGCGCCGTGGCGCCGCCGGTTGTCCAGTACGTACGTGCATCCCGGCCAGCACTGGATACATGAGTGCGACATCGGCGACGCTGCGCGCATGGATGCCTATCGTGTCCATGCTGGGCGCCAACGGGCGGATCCCCGCCATCGTCACCGCGGCAAACGAGGGCTTGAACCCGACAACGCCGCAATAGGCCGAAGGCCTGATGGTGGATCCGCCGGTCTGCGATCCGAGGGCGACCGGCACCATGCCGTCGGCTACCGCGGCCGCCGAGCCGCTGGATGAACCACCGGGCGTGTGCCGCACGTCATGCGGATTGCAGGTGGCCGCAGGATGCACGTACGCGAACTCGGTCGTGGTTGTCTTGCCCATGATGATCGCGCCCGCCGCGCGCAAGCGGCTGACGACGGTCGCGTCGGTGTCCGGACAGTGGCCTTCGTAGAGTGCCGAGCCGTAGCCGGTCGGCATGTCTGCCGTGTCGATGATGTCCTTGATGCCGACCGGCACGCCATACAGCGGCTGCACGGAGGTGCGGGGTTTGAGCGCGCCTGCCGCGCGCCGTGATTGGGCGGCGTCATGCCAGGCCCAGGCCTTGATATGCGGCTCGCGTTGCGCGATGCGCTCGAGGCATTCCTCCATGACGCTCTCGGGCGTCGCCTGGCCGCCGTCGATCGCGGCTGTGATATCAAGGGCCCGCCGCCAGGCTGGCAGCCCACGTTGCGTCGGTTCGATGAACTGTGCGGTCATGGCGGGATACCCGGTCGGCGCTGCATCGTCCGCGTTGCGCGCTCATACGCCGCGCCGGCGCGCAGCACGGTGATTTCATCGTGCTGCCGGCCGACGAACTGCACCGACAGCGGCAGGCCGCTTTGCGACGAGCCCGCCATCAATGCGAGTGCGGGATGGCCCGTCAGATTGAACGGCGAGCGCGCATTGCGCGAGTAGGTGCGCGTGCAGGCCTCTTCGTCGTCGATTTCGCAGGCCGGGTCCAGGGAATTGGCCGCCACCAGGATGTCCACATCGCGAAAGGCATCTTCGACCGCACAGATCAGCCTGCCACGCTCCTCCTGCGCCTGCACATACTGGCCCGCCGACAGCAGCGCGCCCGGGATCAGCTTGCGGCGCGAGATGCCCGAGTAGTCGGCCGGTCGCTCGGCCATCCATTTGGCATGGACGGCCCAGGACTCGGCGTGGAAGATCACGCGCTGCACCGCCGTGAACTTCTGCAGCCGCGGCAGTCCGATGTCGCGCACGACAGCTCCATCGTGTTGCAGCACGCGCATCACGTCGTCGATCGCGGCGGTGACTTCAGGCGATGCCGGAAGGTCGGTTTCGTGGAACTGCCGCACCAGGCCTATCCGTAGCCCGCGCACGCCGCGGTCGAGGTCCGCTCCATACCGAGGCCGGCACTCGTGGGCGACGACCGATGCAATGGTGTCCATCATCAGGGCCAGGTCGGCCGTCGTCCGCGCCATGGGCCCGACGTGGTCGAGTGTGTGGCAAAGCGGGAATACGCCGCGGCGCGACACGAGGTCGTAAGTCGGCTTGAGGCCCACGATGCCGCAGTGTCCGGCGGGGTTGCGAATCGAGCCCCCGGTGTCGGTGCCCAGCGCGACCGGCAGCATGCCGCTCGCGACTGCCGCGCCACTTCCCGAAGACGAGCCGCCGGGCTGGTGGTTGCGGCTCCAGGGATTTCGCGCCGGTGGAAAGGGCAAGTCATGTGCCGGCCCGCCGATGGCAAATTCGTGCAATGCCAGCTTCCCCAGGAAAATCGCGCCGGCGGCGCGCAGCCGGCTCACGACGTCCGCGTCCGACGCAGCGATGTTGTCCAGCATGATCTTCGAGTGGCAGGTGGTCGGCAACCCTGCGACATCGATGATGTCCTTGATGCCGACGGGTACGCCGTGCAGCGGGCCGAGTGATCTGCCCGCGGCAATCTCCCTGGTTGCGAGCGCCGCCATATCCATCGCGCTATCGGCTTCGATCCGGATGAAGGCGTTGAACCGTGGCTCGGTGTGCTCGATGTGCTGAAGCAGGCTGCCCACCAATTCGACAGGCGAGAGCTCGCGGCTCGCGTAGGCAGCGCCGATTTCGGTGGCGGTCAACCAGTGAAGGTCGCTCACATGCCATCCGTTTCCGCGATGGCCGGCGACAGCCCGCTGTCTGCGCGGATCAACGCCGCAAAGGATTCACGGACATTGATTGCGGTTCTGACTGCGGCCATAACGTCCGCCGGAAACAGGGCCATCGCCTCTTCCAGGCCTGCTTCGGACAGCAGCAGCCTATGAGCTTCGTCAAGCATCAGGACTTCCTGATCCGCCATGTCGATACCTTGATTTCGTTTTGCAGTGCTCGAAGTAAATCAGGTTGAAATGAAGTTTGTATTTGATAATCGTTAGCGATTATTAGCGAATGACTATAAGCAGTGATAAGCTGGCTCATACAGCTGGACAGTGTGGACGCGACCAACGTACGGGAGAAGCTCATGATGAACATCAAGTACAGGCAGCTGAAGGCCTTTACGCTTGCTGGGCAACTCGGATCCTTCGTCCGCGCTGCCGATGCGCTTGCGGTCACGCAGCCTTCGTTTTCGGTCCTGATCCGCGAACTCGAGCACGACCTGGGCATGCAGCTTTTTGAGCGCACCACCCGCAGTTGCCATATGACGGCGGCCGGTGCGTCCTTCTACGAGGAAGCTCATGCGGTGCTGCAGGACCTGGAGTCGGTCTACCAGCACGCCCGCGACATCAGCGCAGGTCGACGGGGCAAAGTGGAGATCGCGGCAGTGGCATCGCTGGCCTCCGGGATCCTCGCCGAGGCGGTCAGCGTCTTTCACCTGCAATATCCCGACGTCCGCATGCAGATGAGGGAGGCGCTCAACACCGGCGTCATCAGTGCGGTGAAGCAAGGTGAGGTGGAACTCGGCATTGCCGGTGCCCTGTCGGGCGATCCGGAACTCGAATTCATGCCGCTTTTCACCGACCGCCTGATGGTCGTCGCGCCGATGGGTCACCCGGCCGTGCAGGGCAAAGTGAGTTGGGAAACGCTCGGCAGGCATCCACTGATCCTGCTCGGCTCGGGTTCCGCGGAGCGCGCATTGCAGCTCAGCAAGGTCAGGGTGACGCCGGCTTTCGAAGTAGCCCACATGGCCACGGCGCTTGCCCTGGTTCGCCATGGCATGGGCATCACGGTCTTGCCGGGGAGCGCGTTGTCCGGCCTGAATGTCAAAGGCCTGCACTATGAACCGATGCCGGGAAAAGTGGCCCGACGGGAGCTGGGAGTGCTCTATCGCAGCAAGCGATTGCTCGGGCCTGCCGCGCGTGCGTTCATACAGGTACTGAAGGAAATGGTGCCGAGTGACCCGGCCATTCAAAAGATA is a window of Caenimonas aquaedulcis DNA encoding:
- a CDS encoding ABC transporter substrate-binding protein; the protein is MFKKLKAIAFVAACLLAGSAGAQEELKIGGIGPLSGGGTAWGIALQRGMQMAIDEVQAAGGLKIGGKTYAPKLVMFDDQYTSAGGRLAAERLVNVEKAKFIIGPIGSPSVLSAVAVTSPANVLLLSNGFSSAILKNDAGSPYNFRVMDSTTEFAPAMIKWYRAAHPETKKVALIAPNDAVGQSVVPMLEAYYKENGFTVWKELYDRGTKEFTPLLTRMMAQNVDLLDLNSNAPGESALLVKQARQAGFKPPIWQVGGPSVDEVIDIAGPLAEGFTSLNVFDFSQPEAQKFLKTYKDKYGNSVLNAQTPVWYNATRIMFEAMRRAGTTDVTKVRDTLEKMDGYDAGLFGPVKWGGMGDYGVRHQLLLKFWIVEVKNGKQVTRAVVLPEQR
- a CDS encoding amidase, translated to MSDLHWLTATEIGAAYASRELSPVELVGSLLQHIEHTEPRFNAFIRIEADSAMDMAALATREIAAGRSLGPLHGVPVGIKDIIDVAGLPTTCHSKIMLDNIAASDADVVSRLRAAGAIFLGKLALHEFAIGGPAHDLPFPPARNPWSRNHQPGGSSSGSGAAVASGMLPVALGTDTGGSIRNPAGHCGIVGLKPTYDLVSRRGVFPLCHTLDHVGPMARTTADLALMMDTIASVVAHECRPRYGADLDRGVRGLRIGLVRQFHETDLPASPEVTAAIDDVMRVLQHDGAVVRDIGLPRLQKFTAVQRVIFHAESWAVHAKWMAERPADYSGISRRKLIPGALLSAGQYVQAQEERGRLICAVEDAFRDVDILVAANSLDPACEIDDEEACTRTYSRNARSPFNLTGHPALALMAGSSQSGLPLSVQFVGRQHDEITVLRAGAAYERATRTMQRRPGIPP
- a CDS encoding LysR family transcriptional regulator — protein: MMNIKYRQLKAFTLAGQLGSFVRAADALAVTQPSFSVLIRELEHDLGMQLFERTTRSCHMTAAGASFYEEAHAVLQDLESVYQHARDISAGRRGKVEIAAVASLASGILAEAVSVFHLQYPDVRMQMREALNTGVISAVKQGEVELGIAGALSGDPELEFMPLFTDRLMVVAPMGHPAVQGKVSWETLGRHPLILLGSGSAERALQLSKVRVTPAFEVAHMATALALVRHGMGITVLPGSALSGLNVKGLHYEPMPGKVARRELGVLYRSKRLLGPAARAFIQVLKEMVPSDPAIQKISGASAAN
- a CDS encoding branched-chain amino acid ABC transporter permease produces the protein MENPNNARSRVWSCTGLGILLVVLLTWPLVFSNPFYVTLGTMLVLATIGATSLNLIIRTGHISLAHAAFMGVAAYTCVVLEMRMGWPFWFAITAGCCASGLLALMLGPVVLRLTGKYFVLVTFLVGEIIRMVFVEWQGITGGANGIQQIPLSLDLFGSSLQFYYFALLVSAICVGIVWRILTSDLGRVIDSVREADRVAECSGVPVIRIKVMVFVIACMLVGIQGGLQAHLVRAIDPSAYNMDASLNMVVMNVLGGMYYLAGPLVGTGFMVALPEMLRGYVELQQVIFGIILIIVMAVLPGGMIGAFALGRALLRRFLHREKA
- a CDS encoding branched-chain amino acid ABC transporter permease is translated as MFTLPILIQVLINGLSLSAIYVLVALGFTLLFGIMKVVNFAHGGFAMLGGYALYYLYGVYDLPYPVAILGGALLVALGAMILERLVFRWFYHKMFQSMIALLGLNMAIVYGAVMLFEVNEKSIPTAARGILQVAGMVVPYDRLVIMGVALVVLAAFWFFVTHTRHGLAMRAASQDVEIAASQGVNTVFIYKLAFFIAVFMTALAGGLYAQTYALSPFMGERPLMVAFIVVILGGMGSIPGAALGGVLLGFAESFLSTFYGASVSAFLSFGVVIALLIFRPWGLLGKPE
- a CDS encoding amidase, yielding MTAQFIEPTQRGLPAWRRALDITAAIDGGQATPESVMEECLERIAQREPHIKAWAWHDAAQSRRAAGALKPRTSVQPLYGVPVGIKDIIDTADMPTGYGSALYEGHCPDTDATVVSRLRAAGAIIMGKTTTTEFAYVHPAATCNPHDVRHTPGGSSSGSAAAVADGMVPVALGSQTGGSTIRPSAYCGVVGFKPSFAAVTMAGIRPLAPSMDTIGIHARSVADVALMYPVLAGMHVRTGQPAAPRREPLRVGVYPGPHVDEADAASREALELAARRMRLHGMTVSPADLPLSLFAGLSTANRTIMAYEGARIADDDYRRGRELLGPPTLALIETGRSITDTDYDNARKLAQNCRRIFAATMLHFDLLLSFSAPGEAPVKSEGTGSSTFNRAWTTLGAPCLTLPFGHGKSGVLPLGVQLIGACGADQALLDSGALVERALDATKLNL